A genomic window from Tolypothrix sp. PCC 7910 includes:
- a CDS encoding SGNH/GDSL hydrolase family protein yields MTQQFHNSELKHFSNLYIFGDSYSDIGNAFNITGGVLAAPPNYHGRFSNGLLWIDYLAESLKLSIQLSTENSSSNHGINFAVGGATTGTENLFPAVIPDLPNLPGLQQQIDLYLSRKPHSQPNALYVISAGAADYTPFVNGIPKYSDTITTIANISTAIQNLTASGARNILLVNVIDIGKTPLAPEVNQITNSHLVSQLVEKHNASLQEIAYTFEDKINLMLFDVKSVVDDAIAHPQKFGFTNTTQASSLVESTNPDEYVFWDQVHFTTKTNKLIADAALAILSKR; encoded by the coding sequence ATGACACAGCAATTCCACAATTCAGAGCTAAAACACTTCAGCAATCTTTACATTTTTGGCGATAGTTATTCTGATATTGGCAATGCTTTCAATATTACTGGCGGTGTTCTAGCCGCACCTCCCAACTATCATGGGCGATTTTCTAATGGCCTGCTGTGGATTGACTATCTCGCAGAAAGTTTAAAATTAAGCATACAATTAAGTACAGAAAATAGCTCAAGCAATCACGGGATAAATTTTGCAGTTGGCGGTGCAACTACAGGTACAGAAAATTTATTTCCGGCTGTGATTCCTGATTTACCAAATTTGCCAGGATTGCAACAACAAATAGACTTATATCTCAGCCGCAAGCCACATAGTCAGCCAAATGCACTATATGTTATCTCGGCTGGTGCTGCGGATTATACTCCATTTGTAAATGGTATTCCTAAATATAGCGACACTATTACTACTATCGCCAATATTTCCACAGCAATACAAAATTTAACTGCATCAGGTGCCAGAAATATTTTGTTAGTAAACGTAATTGATATTGGTAAAACGCCTCTAGCACCAGAAGTTAATCAGATTACAAATTCCCATTTAGTGAGTCAATTAGTAGAGAAACATAACGCATCTTTGCAAGAAATTGCTTATACTTTTGAAGACAAAATTAATTTAATGTTGTTCGATGTCAAGTCTGTTGTGGATGACGCGATCGCACATCCGCAAAAATTTGGCTTTACAAACACCACTCAAGCTAGCTCCCTGGTAGAATCTACCAATCCAGATGAGTATGTATTTTGGGATCAAGTACATTTCACAACCAAGACCAATAAATTAATCGCGGATGCAGCTTTAGCCATCTTATCCAAGCGCTAA